The [Pantoea] beijingensis genomic sequence AACGTTAATCAGTGCGTGTTGAAGTGGCTGGCTCCCCGCCGCATCCAGCGCTTCACCCACTCCCAGACGCAAAGCATCACGCAGGGGGCCCTGATAGCGATTAAAGCAGTTTGCGCTGCCGTTAATTCGTGCGCTCACCGCCGCGCTGAGGTCCGCATGTTCCGCGACCCGTTCAGGTTGCAACACATCCATCAAATGCGCCCAGCCATACAAGGCTTTAGCATCATGAGCCAGCAGCCAGAGGCAATGTTCTGGCACCTGTAGCGGTTGCGAATAGGTGAGAGCCTCCAACTGTTCCACACTGGCATAACGCAATTCAACCGGCGACAGTGTCGGTTGTTTCGGTTGTTGATTGGCAAAACAGCGGATATCAGCATCCGTTGGGGCATGTGCGCCGGGGATCCAGCGTACCGGTAAGCCCATTAATGCCTGAATGCCCGCAACAATGCGTGCCTGATAACACACATAGCCAATTACGTGGCTAAAGCTAACGATATCGGGCTCGGTAAGCCCCACGTCTTCCAGGCGTTTCAGCGCCGCGCCGTCAATAAGTGTCGGCTGGCTGGCAAGTTGGCGGGCGTATTGCGTGATCTGCGTCAGACGATTATTACTTTCGCGTGAAGAATCGGGGCCAGGCAGCGGGTTGAGACGGGCGGCATAATGGTTGCAAAGACGCTGGATGCCTGCAACCTGCGCGACGGTTAGCGCAGTACTCAGGCGATCGTACAGTGTCAGCGTGTGGGTAAGCGAGGTGTGCAACGTATCCGGAAGCAGTAGAAGACTAAGATCGCGGGAGGCTAAAAAAGGTGCACGAAAGTATTGCAGTGCCTGCAACAATTCACCCTTAAGTTGCTGCATTAAGCCCAGCAAAAACCGATCTTCAACTTCAGCGGCTTCGGGAACCAGCGGCGATTCCTGTTCAGCGCAAGCACTGGATTGCGTTTCATGGTACCAGTGGTTGTTGCCAGAATAACGGCGTTGTTCCATGGTCATTCCTTTTCAAGTTTACTGGCCCGAACGTTCAACTGATTAAGGAGAGGGAAAAGCGGTTACGTCGGGCCTGAATGGCTTAGCTATCCTCGCTGAAGCCGGTGTGTAAACCAAAGAATGTTAAGTGATAATTAATAGCGAGAAGTTCTATGCCGTAAACGTGAGCAGGCGTGCTGAAAGATATTTTACTGACGGCGCATCAACAGATTAGAGCGGTTTAAGGTAACCCGATAGATTCTCAGGCTGAGGTATTGCGGAAGTGCCAGCAAAGCGATGGAAGCGAGCGCAGGGATAATAATCAGCAGTAAAAGTGGGCGAGGCCATGTGAGCCCCGCCACAACGATTATTTCAGTTCCAGCTCGTTCATGGCTGCAATACTGAAACCGCCATCAACGTGCAGAACTTCACCCGTTACACCAGCGGATAGATCGGAACACAGGAAGGCGGCGGAGTTACCGACATCTTCAGTGGTCACGGTACGACGAATCGGCGTCACGGCTTCGCAATGCGACAGCATTTTGCGGAAATCTTTAATGCCGGATGCGGCGAGAGTACGGATTGGGCCTGCAGAGATCGCGTTGACACGAATGCTTTCCGGACCCATAGCGTTCGCCATATAGCGCACGTTCGCTTCGAGAGAAGCTTTTGCCAGACCCATGACATTATAGTTAGGGATGGCACGCTCGGCACCGAGGTAAGAGAGCGTCAGCAATGCGGAATTTGGATTCAGCATAGTGCGGCACGCTTTAGCCATCGCGACAAAGCTGTAGGCGCTGATGTCGTGCGCGATTTTAAAGCCTTCACGCGTCACTGCATTAACATAATCACCATCCAACTGGTCAGCCGGAGCGAAGCCGATGGAATGCACAAATCCATCAAATTTTGGCCAGGTTTTTGCCAGTTCAGTAAATAGCGCGGTGATGCTCTCATCTTCGGCGACGTCGCAAGGCAGGACAATATCGGAACCCAGTTCTTTGGCAAATTCCTCTACGCGACCTTTCAGTTTGTCGTTTTGGTAGGTGAATGCCAGTTCCGCGCCCTGTTTGTGCATCGCTTGCGCAATACCGTATGCGATAGAGAGTTTACTGGCAACGCCAGTTATCAGAATGCGCTTACCGGAAAGAAAACCCATAGCTGTAATCCTTATGGTCATTGTTGTTGGCGGCCGCTTCGTTTAAAAAGTGAGCGACCGACGTTAATCGACCCGGCGATTCTAGCACGAGTCGTGGGGAGGAGTAAGCAGACCTGTGATGTCAGCGGCCCGACGGCAAAAACACCGCGTTTGCCGAGGCGGAGTCAGAGGTCGCGCCGCCATGCATCTGCGGTTAATGCTTCACCAAAATGACTGGTGATAAGACGCCGGGTAAGCTCGTGTAGCGGAGATGCCAGCACATCGGCGGTACTGCCACGTTCGACCACTTCTCCCTGGTGCATCACCAGCACCTGATCGCTAATATGTTTCATCATGCCGAGATGCTGAGTCACATAAATATAGGCGATACCGTGTTTCTCCTGGAGTTCAAGCATCAGGTTAATCAATTGAGAGCGCATCGACATATCCAGCGAAGCAAGGGCTTCGTCAGCCACAATGACTTTGGGTTGCAGGATCAACGCTCGGGCAAGGCCAACACGCTGGAGCTGTCCCGGTGCCAGCATATGTGGATAGTGTGCTGCATGATCGCGTAACAAACCAACCTGGCGTAGCGTCGTGATAATTCGTTTCTCACGTGCTTTTGCATCAAGATCGGTATTGAGACGCAGCGGTAAATCAAGAATTTGGCTAATACGCTGACGTGGATTGAGTGAGGTAGAGGGATCCTGAAAAATCATGCGGATGCGTTGGCTGCGATAGCCATAGTCACCGTATTCCAGCGGATGATCGTCTATCATAATTTCACCGGCGGAAGGCGCGATCATACCGCTAAGCATTTTTGCCAGCGTCGATTTCCCCGAACCATTCTCGCCAATAATCGCCAGTGTCTGTTTTTCCCGCAGCGTAAAACTAATGGCCTTTACCGCTTCCACGTGCTGGCGGCGAAACAGACCGGTTCGGTAACGGTAGGTTTTGGTTAAATTTCGCACTTCAAGCAGCGTTTCGACCATCACTGACTCTCCATGTTAAGCGGGAAATGACAGGCAAAAAGGTGTGATTTTGTGCCAGATAATCGTGGCGTGTCGATACACTTCTTCTGGGCATAGGGGCAGCGCGGCCCCAGACGGCACCCAATAGGTAAATGTTCCAATGAAGGGATCGCGCCCGGTAAGGTATTCAGCCGGCTTTTATGCGGTAATGAACGCCCAAAATCCGGCATGGCGCGGATCAGCGCTTGGGTATAAGGGTGATGAGGCGCGGCAATCAGTTCCTCGCTTTCGGCGGTTTCTACCGTTTGTCCGCAATACATGACATTAATACGATCCGCCCATTGGCTCAGCATCTGCAAATCGTGGCTGATCAACAAAATCGTGGTGTTATTGTTCTGGTTAAGGCGCGACAGCAGACGGAATATCTGGGCTTGAGTCGTCGGTTCCATGGCGTTTGTCGGTTCGTCGGCGATCAGCAAACGCGGCTGATTGGCCAGCGCGATGGCGATCATGACTTTCTGGCACTCACCATCGGTTAATTCGTACGGAAAGCTGCGCATAATATCTTTATGGTCTTTGATGCCCACTCGATGTAACAACTCCATGGCGCGGCGTTGGCGCCAGCGAAAGCGCTGATACCAGCGTCCTTTATAGGTCCAGCCTGGGATAGCTTGTATAATCTGGCGGCCAATGCTTTCTGACGGGTCCAGACAAGACTGTGGCTCCTGAAAGATCATCGAGACGTTATGCCCAATAAGGCGACGTCGTTCACGTGGTGAAAGGTGCAACAAATCGATATCATCCAGCCGCATGCGGTCAGCCGTGATACGCCAGTTGTCTTTAGTCACACCACAAATCGCTTTGGCAATAAGGCTTTTGCCTGACCCCGATTCGCCGACCAGACCACGCACCTCTCCTGCGCTCAGGGTAATACTGATACGGTCAACGGCTTTGACCGGCCCGTCAGCGGTCATAAACTCAATCGTTAGATTGCGGATATCAAGTAACGGCATTATTCCACTCCCGCTTCAATGGCACGGCGGACACCATCGCCCAGCAGGTTAACAATCAACACGCTGACCATAATCGCCGCGCCGGGCAGCATCACCGTCCAGGGCGCAACATAAATTAATTCCAGTGAATCCCCTAACATCGCGCCCCATTCTGGTGAGGGGAGCTGGGCCCCTAAATCAAGGAATCCCAGTGCCGCAATATCGAGAATAGCCAGCGACAGCGCGCGGGTAAACTCGGTCACAAGTAACGACAAGATATTGGGGAGGATCGCGTGCCAGAGAATATTCAGGCTACTTGCCCCATCAAGTCGCACTGCCGTCACGTAATCTTTTTCCAATTCATCGTGTACCGCACCGTAAATAGCACGCACAAGGCGAGGGAGGATCGCCAGCCATACCGCCAGAAGAGCGTGTTCAAGACGTGGTCCAAGAAAGGCGACGACCACGATGGCCAGCAGCAGCGAAGGGATGGATAACAGCGTATCCAGGATGTGGTTCATTACTGCTGAACGCAGGCCGTGGGTGAGTCCGGCAAACACGCCCAACACCATCGCGCACAGTGCAGCAAAAATGGTGACCAGGATGGCTGAGCCGACGGTAGGTGCCGTGCCGCTGAGCAGACGGCTCAATACGTCCCGCCCGAGATCATCGGTCCCAAGGAAAAATGAGACATCTCCGTAACGTGACCATGAAGGCGGAAGTAATTGATAGCCAAGAAATTGTTGATCCAATCCATAAGGCGCAGCCAGGCCGCCAAAAATGCACAGTAACAGCAGCGCGGCAAAACCGTACAGGCCGATCATCGCCGTAGTATCGCGATAAAACAGCCGCCAGGTATGGCGAAACGGGCTGGGTAACCGCTTTTCAGCGTAAATGTTATCGGAGGGCATACCACTCCTTATGTTTCAGCGGATTCATGATGGCACCCAGGATATCAGACAGAACATTGACGGTGATCACCAGACCACCAACGAGCATGACACCCGCGGAGATAGCGGCATAATCCTGCTGGCGAATGGCATTAATCAACCAGCGGCCTAAACCTGGCCAGTTGAAAACCATTTCGGTAATCATCGCCAGCGTTAGCATGGTAGAGAACTGTAAGCCCAGACGTGGGATCACCGGCGGCAGGGCATTGTGTAAGACATGGCGACGAATAATCGTAAAACGGGAGAGGCCACGTGTCGCTGCCGCTTTAATATAGTTTTTATCGATCACATCACTGGTGCTCAGGCGTAGCAAACGAATCATTTCGGTAGTGGGTGCCACGGCCAACGCCGTAACAGGCAACACCATATGCGTCACTGCGCTCATCAGCATCTCATGGCGCCATGGCGAATCTGACAGCCAGGCATCAATCAGAGAAAATCCCGTGATGGTTTTCACCGGGTAAAGTAGATCGACACGACCGGAAACCGGCAGCCACCCGAGGTTTAACGAAAAAAATAGCGTCAGCAGTAGCGCCAGCCAGAAAATTGGCATTGAGAACCCCAGCAACGCGAATGCGCTAATGAGTTTGTCCTGCCATTTATTGCGCATCACACCCGCGATGATACCTAAAGGAATACCCGCTATAAGTGCCATGCTAAAGGCCAGAATACACAACTCCATGGTGGCGGGGAAAACCTCACGAAGTTGCAAATTAATCGACTGGCCGTTGATGCTTGAAACGCCAAAATCAAGTTGCAGAATCCCCTTAAACCAGAACAGCAAGGCATCCAACAGAGACGCCCCCTGTAGCGGGGCATGCGGGGTAAAATAACTCAGGCTAAAACCAACCAGCGTCAGCATAAAGAGTGTGATAATCAGTAACACCATTCGACGCAGCGTATAGA encodes the following:
- a CDS encoding CMD domain-containing protein, with the protein product MEQRRYSGNNHWYHETQSSACAEQESPLVPEAAEVEDRFLLGLMQQLKGELLQALQYFRAPFLASRDLSLLLLPDTLHTSLTHTLTLYDRLSTALTVAQVAGIQRLCNHYAARLNPLPGPDSSRESNNRLTQITQYARQLASQPTLIDGAALKRLEDVGLTEPDIVSFSHVIGYVCYQARIVAGIQALMGLPVRWIPGAHAPTDADIRCFANQQPKQPTLSPVELRYASVEQLEALTYSQPLQVPEHCLWLLAHDAKALYGWAHLMDVLQPERVAEHADLSAAVSARINGSANCFNRYQGPLRDALRLGVGEALDAAGSQPLQHALINVAAQLTRSPDRFSAAHLRPLLDLGLSPCEIMRVVLSVAIANWNNRLMQTLGR
- the fabI gene encoding enoyl-ACP reductase FabI gives rise to the protein MGFLSGKRILITGVASKLSIAYGIAQAMHKQGAELAFTYQNDKLKGRVEEFAKELGSDIVLPCDVAEDESITALFTELAKTWPKFDGFVHSIGFAPADQLDGDYVNAVTREGFKIAHDISAYSFVAMAKACRTMLNPNSALLTLSYLGAERAIPNYNVMGLAKASLEANVRYMANAMGPESIRVNAISAGPIRTLAASGIKDFRKMLSHCEAVTPIRRTVTTEDVGNSAAFLCSDLSAGVTGEVLHVDGGFSIAAMNELELK
- the sapF gene encoding putrescine export ABC transporter ATP-binding protein SapF translates to MVETLLEVRNLTKTYRYRTGLFRRQHVEAVKAISFTLREKQTLAIIGENGSGKSTLAKMLSGMIAPSAGEIMIDDHPLEYGDYGYRSQRIRMIFQDPSTSLNPRQRISQILDLPLRLNTDLDAKAREKRIITTLRQVGLLRDHAAHYPHMLAPGQLQRVGLARALILQPKVIVADEALASLDMSMRSQLINLMLELQEKHGIAYIYVTQHLGMMKHISDQVLVMHQGEVVERGSTADVLASPLHELTRRLITSHFGEALTADAWRRDL
- the sapD gene encoding putrescine export ABC transporter ATP-binding protein SapD; this translates as MPLLDIRNLTIEFMTADGPVKAVDRISITLSAGEVRGLVGESGSGKSLIAKAICGVTKDNWRITADRMRLDDIDLLHLSPRERRRLIGHNVSMIFQEPQSCLDPSESIGRQIIQAIPGWTYKGRWYQRFRWRQRRAMELLHRVGIKDHKDIMRSFPYELTDGECQKVMIAIALANQPRLLIADEPTNAMEPTTQAQIFRLLSRLNQNNNTTILLISHDLQMLSQWADRINVMYCGQTVETAESEELIAAPHHPYTQALIRAMPDFGRSLPHKSRLNTLPGAIPSLEHLPIGCRLGPRCPYAQKKCIDTPRLSGTKSHLFACHFPLNMESQ
- the sapC gene encoding putrescine export ABC transporter permease SapC; the encoded protein is MPSDNIYAEKRLPSPFRHTWRLFYRDTTAMIGLYGFAALLLLCIFGGLAAPYGLDQQFLGYQLLPPSWSRYGDVSFFLGTDDLGRDVLSRLLSGTAPTVGSAILVTIFAALCAMVLGVFAGLTHGLRSAVMNHILDTLLSIPSLLLAIVVVAFLGPRLEHALLAVWLAILPRLVRAIYGAVHDELEKDYVTAVRLDGASSLNILWHAILPNILSLLVTEFTRALSLAILDIAALGFLDLGAQLPSPEWGAMLGDSLELIYVAPWTVMLPGAAIMVSVLIVNLLGDGVRRAIEAGVE
- the sapB gene encoding putrescine export ABC transporter permease SapB encodes the protein MIIYTLRRMVLLIITLFMLTLVGFSLSYFTPHAPLQGASLLDALLFWFKGILQLDFGVSSINGQSINLQLREVFPATMELCILAFSMALIAGIPLGIIAGVMRNKWQDKLISAFALLGFSMPIFWLALLLTLFFSLNLGWLPVSGRVDLLYPVKTITGFSLIDAWLSDSPWRHEMLMSAVTHMVLPVTALAVAPTTEMIRLLRLSTSDVIDKNYIKAAATRGLSRFTIIRRHVLHNALPPVIPRLGLQFSTMLTLAMITEMVFNWPGLGRWLINAIRQQDYAAISAGVMLVGGLVITVNVLSDILGAIMNPLKHKEWYALR